From Pseudomonas sp. G.S.17, the proteins below share one genomic window:
- a CDS encoding tRNA-uridine aminocarboxypropyltransferase, protein MSHAVSRLRDQRLAQSTKPFIARGSRAPRCPGCRVISDYCLCAWKPTVPATSGMCLLMYDTEPLKPTNTGWLIADVIKDTYAFGWSRVEINPQLLALLDDPQWQPYIVFPGEFVAEERVVSEVRLEHGKRPLFILLDATWPEARKMFRKSPYLERFPVLTLESELLSRYRLRRSKRDDHFCTAEVAALCLELAGDTHASGVLDAYLDVFTAHYLGAKFQNPIDAQDAAHTHLKAFI, encoded by the coding sequence ATGAGTCATGCCGTTTCCCGTCTGCGCGATCAACGCCTGGCGCAGAGTACCAAGCCGTTCATTGCCCGCGGATCACGCGCCCCACGTTGCCCCGGCTGTCGGGTGATTTCCGATTATTGCCTGTGCGCCTGGAAACCGACTGTGCCGGCGACGTCGGGCATGTGCCTGTTGATGTACGACACTGAACCGTTGAAACCGACCAATACCGGCTGGCTGATTGCCGACGTGATCAAAGACACCTACGCATTTGGCTGGTCGCGCGTCGAGATCAACCCGCAGCTGCTGGCATTACTGGACGATCCGCAGTGGCAGCCGTACATCGTTTTCCCCGGTGAGTTTGTCGCTGAGGAGCGGGTGGTCAGTGAAGTCAGGCTCGAACACGGCAAGCGGCCGCTGTTTATTTTGCTGGATGCGACCTGGCCCGAGGCCCGCAAGATGTTTCGCAAGAGCCCCTATCTGGAGCGTTTTCCCGTGCTGACCCTGGAATCGGAGCTGCTGTCGCGCTACCGACTGCGCCGCTCCAAGCGCGACGACCATTTCTGTACCGCTGAAGTCGCGGCGCTGTGTCTGGAGCTGGCCGGCGATACCCACGCCAGTGGCGTTCTGGATGCTTATCTGGACGTGTTCACTGCGCATTATCTGGGGGCCAAGTTTCAAAACCCTATTGATGCGCAGGACGCCGCCCACACTCACTTGAAAGCTTTTATATAG
- a CDS encoding CinA family protein codes for MDEITQLAANLGKHLKALDEQVTTAESCTGGGIAEAITRISGSSAWFEAGYVTYSNRQKLLQLEVPDELFSTVGAVSREVVEAMVRGAQAHSGAQFAVAVSGVAGPDGGSIDKPVGTVWLAWGNGGTLISERRQFDGNRDDVRRQTVKAALEGLIALARTEIPTQG; via the coding sequence TTGGACGAGATCACTCAGCTTGCCGCGAACCTCGGCAAACATCTCAAGGCGCTGGATGAACAGGTGACCACTGCTGAATCCTGCACCGGTGGCGGCATCGCCGAAGCCATTACGCGGATTTCCGGTAGCTCGGCCTGGTTCGAGGCCGGTTATGTCACTTATTCCAATCGGCAGAAGCTTTTGCAGCTCGAAGTGCCGGACGAACTGTTTTCGACGGTTGGCGCAGTCAGCCGGGAAGTTGTCGAAGCCATGGTCCGCGGTGCACAGGCCCACAGCGGCGCGCAGTTTGCCGTGGCAGTCAGCGGCGTCGCGGGGCCTGATGGCGGTTCGATCGACAAGCCGGTGGGTACGGTCTGGCTGGCCTGGGGGAATGGCGGAACGCTCATTTCCGAGCGGCGCCAGTTCGACGGTAATCGCGATGATGTACGCCGACAAACGGTAAAGGCCGCGCTAGAGGGGCTGATAGCGCTTGCCCGGACAGAAATTCCAACACAGGGGTAG
- the fdxA gene encoding ferredoxin FdxA — MTFVVTDNCIKCKYTDCVEVCPVDCFYEGPNFLVIHPDECIDCALCEPECPANAIFSEDEVPAGMENFIELNAELADVWPNITEKKDGMPDAAEWDGKPGKIADLER; from the coding sequence ATGACCTTCGTCGTCACCGACAACTGCATCAAGTGCAAGTACACCGACTGCGTAGAAGTGTGTCCGGTGGACTGCTTCTACGAAGGCCCGAATTTCCTGGTGATTCACCCGGATGAGTGCATCGATTGCGCACTTTGCGAGCCAGAATGCCCTGCCAACGCCATCTTCTCTGAAGACGAGGTTCCGGCCGGCATGGAGAACTTCATCGAGCTGAACGCTGAACTGGCAGATGTCTGGCCGAACATCACCGAGAAGAAAGACGGCATGCCCGATGCTGCAGAGTGGGATGGCAAACCAGGCAAGATCGCAGACCTGGAACGCTGA
- the rpoS gene encoding RNA polymerase sigma factor RpoS codes for MALSKEAPEFDIDDEVLLMEAGVVLESESDEKQHKAAKASVRAKARNSTSLKQHKYIDYTRALDATQLYLNEIGFSPLLSPEEEVHFARLSQSGDPAGRKRMIESNLRLVVKIARRYVNRGLSLLDLIEEGNLGLIRAVEKFDPERGFRFSTYATWWIRQTIERAIMNQTRTIRLPIHVVKELNVYLRAARELTQKLDHEPSPEEIANLLEKPVGEVKRMLGLNERVSSVDVSLGPDSDKTLLDTLTDDRPTDPCELLQDDDLSQSIDQWLSELTDKQREVVIRRFGLRGHESSTLEDVGLEIGLTRERVRQIQVEGLKRLREILEKNGLSSESLFQ; via the coding sequence ATGGCTCTCAGCAAAGAAGCGCCGGAGTTTGACATCGACGACGAGGTTCTCCTTATGGAAGCCGGTGTCGTCCTGGAATCCGAATCGGACGAAAAGCAGCACAAAGCTGCAAAAGCTTCGGTTCGAGCCAAGGCAAGAAACTCCACATCGCTCAAGCAACACAAATACATTGATTACACCCGGGCGCTCGATGCGACCCAGCTGTACCTCAATGAAATCGGATTCTCTCCCCTGTTGTCCCCCGAAGAAGAAGTCCATTTTGCGCGTCTGTCGCAAAGTGGTGATCCGGCGGGACGCAAACGCATGATCGAAAGCAACCTGCGCCTGGTGGTGAAAATCGCCAGACGTTATGTCAATCGCGGGCTGTCATTGCTCGACCTGATCGAGGAAGGCAACCTGGGCTTGATCCGGGCAGTCGAAAAATTCGACCCGGAACGAGGCTTTCGTTTCTCGACTTACGCGACATGGTGGATTCGTCAGACCATCGAGCGCGCCATCATGAATCAGACCCGGACCATCCGGTTGCCGATTCATGTGGTCAAAGAACTCAACGTCTACCTGCGGGCGGCTCGCGAGCTGACCCAGAAACTCGATCACGAGCCCTCTCCGGAAGAAATCGCCAACCTGCTCGAGAAGCCGGTGGGCGAGGTCAAGCGCATGCTGGGTCTCAATGAGCGGGTTTCCTCGGTGGACGTGTCACTCGGGCCGGACTCTGACAAGACCCTGCTTGATACCCTGACCGATGATCGTCCGACAGATCCGTGCGAACTGTTGCAGGATGACGATCTCTCCCAGAGCATCGATCAGTGGCTTTCCGAGCTTACCGACAAGCAACGTGAAGTCGTCATCCGTCGGTTTGGCCTGCGCGGCCATGAGAGCAGTACGCTGGAAGATGTCGGGCTGGAGATCGGTCTTACGCGCGAGCGTGTCCGCCAGATTCAGGTTGAAGGCCTGAAGCGTCTTCGGGAGATTCTTGAAAAAAATGGTTTATCCAGTGAGTCATTGTTTCAATAA
- the recA gene encoding recombinase RecA: MDENKKKALAAALGQIERQFGKGAVMRMGDHDRQAIPSISTGSLGLDIALGIGGLPKGRIVEIYGPESSGKTTLTLSVIAQAQKMGATCAFVDAEHALDPEYAGKLGVNVDDLLVSQPDTGEQALEITDMLVRSNAIDVIVVDSVAALVPKAEIEGEMGDMHVGLQARLMSQALRKITGNIKNANCLVIFINQIRMKIGVMFGSPETTTGGNALKFYASVRLDIRRTGAVKEGDEVVGSETRVKVVKNKVAPPFRQAEFQILYGKGIYLNGEIIDLAVLHGFVEKSGAWYSYQGSKIGQGKANSAKYLADNPEVGAALEKMIRDKLLTPGVDTKAEGSRPAVAPAADMAEADVDI, translated from the coding sequence ATGGACGAGAACAAGAAGAAAGCCTTGGCTGCGGCCTTGGGTCAGATCGAGCGTCAATTCGGTAAAGGTGCCGTAATGCGCATGGGCGACCATGACCGCCAGGCGATTCCTTCTATCTCTACCGGTTCGCTCGGTCTGGATATCGCACTAGGCATCGGTGGCTTGCCTAAAGGCCGGATCGTTGAAATCTACGGTCCGGAATCTTCCGGTAAAACCACGCTGACCCTTTCGGTTATCGCTCAGGCCCAGAAAATGGGCGCAACCTGCGCGTTCGTCGATGCGGAACACGCACTCGATCCTGAATACGCCGGCAAGCTGGGCGTAAACGTCGATGACCTGCTGGTTTCCCAGCCGGACACCGGCGAGCAGGCCCTGGAAATCACCGACATGCTGGTGCGTTCGAATGCGATCGATGTGATCGTGGTCGACTCCGTGGCAGCACTGGTGCCAAAGGCCGAAATCGAAGGCGAGATGGGCGACATGCACGTGGGTCTGCAGGCTCGTCTGATGTCTCAAGCGCTGCGCAAGATCACCGGTAACATCAAGAACGCCAACTGCCTGGTTATCTTCATCAACCAGATCCGCATGAAAATCGGTGTGATGTTCGGTAGCCCGGAAACCACCACGGGTGGTAACGCGCTGAAGTTCTACGCTTCGGTACGTCTGGATATCCGTCGTACAGGTGCCGTAAAAGAAGGCGACGAAGTCGTTGGTAGCGAAACCCGCGTCAAGGTTGTGAAGAACAAGGTGGCTCCGCCGTTCCGTCAGGCCGAGTTCCAGATTCTTTACGGCAAGGGTATTTACCTGAACGGCGAGATCATCGATCTGGCTGTGCTGCACGGCTTCGTTGAGAAGTCCGGCGCGTGGTACAGCTATCAGGGCAGCAAGATCGGTCAGGGTAAAGCCAACTCGGCCAAGTACCTGGCGGATAACCCGGAAGTCGGTGCAGCACTCGAGAAGATGATTCGCGATAAACTGCTGACTCCAGGCGTTGACACCAAGGCCGAAGGTTCACGTCCTGCTGTCGCTCCGGCTGCTGACATGGCTGAAGCTGACGTCGATATCTGA
- the mutS gene encoding DNA mismatch repair protein MutS gives MSDLSAHTPMMQQYWRLKNQHPDQLMFYRMGDFYEIFYEDAKKASKLLDITLTARGQSAGQGIPMCGIPYHAAEGYLAKLVKLGESVVICEQIGDPATSKGPVDRQVVRIITPGTVSDEALLDERRDNLIAAVLGDERLFGLAVLDITSGNFSVLEIKGWENLLAELERINPVELLIPDDWPQGLPAEKRKGARRRAPWDFERDSALKSLCQQFSTQDLKGFGCENLTLAIGAAGCLLGYAKETQRTALPHLRSLRHERLDDTVVLDGASRRNLELDTNLAGGRENTLQSVMDRCQTAMGTRLLTRWLNRPLRDLKVLQARQSSITCLLERYRFENLQPQLKEIGDIERILARIGLRNARPRDLARLRDALSALPELQVAMTDLEAPHLQQLAQTAGTYPELAQLLQRAIIDNPPAVIRDGGVLKTGYDAELDELQSLSENAGQFLIDLEAREKARTGLANLKVGYNRIHGYFIELPSKQAEQAPADYIRRQTLKGAERFITPELKEFEDKALSAKSRALAREKMLYEALLEDLIGHLAPLQDTAAALAELDVLSNLGERALNLDLNCPRFVEEPCMRIDQGRHPVVEQVLSTPFVANDLALDDSTRMLVITGPNMGGKSTYMRQTALIVLLAHIGSFVPAASCELSLVDRIFTRIGSSDDLAGGRSTFMVEMSETANILHNATDRSLVLMDEVGRGTSTFDGLSLAWAAAECLAQLRAYTLFATHYFELTVLPESEPLVANVHLNATEHNERIVFLHRVLPGPASQSYGLAVAQLAGVPAKVIVRAKEHLQRLETTSLPHEQPRAKPGKSAAPMQSDLFASLPHPVLDELSKVKIDDLTPRQALELLYTLQTRI, from the coding sequence ATTTCCGACTTGTCTGCACACACCCCGATGATGCAGCAATACTGGCGGCTGAAGAATCAGCATCCCGATCAGCTGATGTTCTATCGCATGGGCGACTTCTACGAAATCTTCTACGAGGATGCCAAGAAAGCGTCCAAGTTGCTGGATATTACCCTCACCGCACGCGGGCAATCGGCTGGCCAGGGCATCCCCATGTGCGGGATCCCGTACCACGCAGCCGAAGGTTATCTGGCCAAGCTGGTGAAGTTGGGCGAGTCGGTGGTGATCTGCGAGCAGATCGGCGACCCGGCAACCAGCAAAGGACCGGTCGACAGGCAAGTAGTGCGCATCATCACGCCGGGCACGGTCAGTGACGAAGCGCTGCTGGATGAGCGTCGCGACAACCTGATCGCCGCGGTGCTGGGCGATGAGCGTTTGTTTGGCCTCGCCGTGCTGGACATCACCAGTGGCAATTTCAGCGTGCTGGAAATCAAAGGCTGGGAAAACCTGCTGGCCGAGCTTGAGCGGATCAATCCGGTGGAGCTGTTGATCCCTGACGATTGGCCGCAGGGGTTGCCTGCGGAAAAACGCAAAGGCGCGCGACGTCGTGCCCCGTGGGATTTCGAACGCGATTCGGCGCTGAAAAGTTTGTGTCAGCAATTCTCCACTCAGGACCTGAAGGGCTTTGGTTGCGAGAACCTGACGCTGGCCATCGGCGCTGCCGGCTGCCTGCTGGGTTACGCCAAGGAAACCCAGCGCACGGCATTGCCGCACCTGCGTAGCCTGCGCCATGAACGGCTGGACGATACCGTGGTGCTCGACGGTGCCAGTCGGCGCAATCTTGAGCTGGACACCAATCTTGCCGGCGGTCGTGAAAACACCCTGCAATCGGTCATGGATCGCTGCCAGACCGCCATGGGCACGCGCTTGCTGACCCGTTGGCTGAACCGGCCGCTGCGTGACCTGAAGGTTCTTCAGGCGCGGCAAAGCTCGATCACCTGCCTGCTGGAGCGATACCGCTTCGAGAACTTGCAACCGCAACTCAAGGAAATCGGCGATATCGAGCGGATTCTCGCCCGTATCGGCCTGCGCAACGCCCGGCCGCGAGATCTGGCGCGTCTGCGCGATGCGCTGAGTGCGTTGCCTGAATTGCAAGTGGCGATGACGGATCTGGAAGCGCCGCACTTGCAACAGCTCGCGCAAACCGCCGGGACTTACCCGGAGCTGGCGCAACTGCTGCAGCGGGCAATCATCGACAACCCGCCAGCGGTCATTCGTGACGGCGGCGTGTTGAAGACTGGCTACGATGCTGAACTGGATGAATTGCAGTCGCTGAGTGAAAACGCCGGGCAGTTCCTGATCGATCTGGAAGCCCGGGAGAAAGCACGCACGGGTCTGGCCAACCTGAAAGTCGGCTACAACCGGATTCACGGCTATTTCATTGAGTTGCCGAGCAAGCAGGCGGAACAGGCGCCTGCGGATTACATTCGACGCCAGACCCTCAAGGGCGCCGAGCGCTTCATTACGCCAGAACTCAAGGAGTTCGAAGACAAGGCGCTGTCGGCGAAAAGCCGCGCGCTGGCCCGGGAAAAAATGCTTTATGAAGCGTTGCTGGAAGACCTGATCGGCCACCTCGCGCCGCTTCAGGACACCGCAGCGGCGCTGGCCGAGCTGGATGTCTTGAGCAACCTGGGCGAACGCGCACTGAACCTCGACCTGAACTGCCCACGGTTCGTCGAAGAGCCCTGCATGCGCATTGATCAGGGTCGCCATCCCGTCGTCGAGCAAGTCTTGTCCACGCCCTTCGTCGCCAACGACCTGGCGCTGGATGACAGCACGCGCATGCTGGTGATTACCGGTCCGAACATGGGCGGTAAATCCACCTACATGCGCCAGACAGCATTGATTGTGCTACTGGCCCACATCGGCAGCTTCGTGCCTGCGGCCAGTTGCGAGCTGTCCCTGGTGGACCGGATTTTCACCCGGATCGGTTCCAGTGATGACCTCGCTGGCGGTCGCTCGACCTTCATGGTGGAAATGAGCGAAACCGCCAACATCTTGCACAACGCTACCGACCGCAGCCTGGTGCTGATGGACGAAGTCGGTCGTGGCACGAGCACATTCGACGGTTTGTCGTTGGCCTGGGCTGCGGCAGAATGCCTCGCCCAATTGCGCGCCTACACCTTGTTCGCCACGCACTATTTCGAGCTGACAGTGCTGCCGGAAAGCGAGCCGCTGGTGGCCAACGTCCACCTCAATGCCACCGAGCATAACGAGCGGATTGTCTTCCTGCATCGGGTGCTGCCGGGGCCGGCCAGCCAGAGCTACGGCTTGGCAGTGGCCCAGCTGGCGGGGGTTCCAGCCAAGGTCATCGTGCGCGCCAAGGAACATTTGCAACGTCTGGAGACGACCAGCCTGCCCCACGAACAACCCCGCGCCAAACCTGGAAAATCCGCTGCACCGATGCAAAGCGATCTGTTCGCCAGTCTGCCGCACCCGGTACTGGATGAGCTTTCCAAGGTCAAAATCGACGATCTCACGCCGCGTCAGGCACTAGAGTTGTTGTATACCCTGCAAACACGCATCTGA
- a CDS encoding TIGR00730 family Rossman fold protein: MPYVPNDLLSTHFQGNGADLARQIEEQIKVVAPDSPNLPLYRDMMLTVLRMAQDDRSRWNAKITLQTLRELDNAFRTLDRFKGRRKVTVFGSARTPAEHPMYNLARELGQVLAQADLMVITGGGGGIMAAAHEGAGREHSLGFNITLPFEQHANPTIEGTSNLLPFHFFFTRKLFFVKEADALVLCPGGFGTLDEALEVLTLIQTGKSPLVPIVLLDAPGGGFWQGALDFIKAQLEANHYILPNDMKLLRLVYSAEDAVEEINQFYNNFHSSRWLKNKFVIRMHHSLSEPAMEHMQEAFADLRMAEGFHQHSYAGEEHDEAQFSHLTRLAFTFTGRNYGRLRELVDYINQPENWVDTDSHPRQQRASVNVS, from the coding sequence ATGCCTTACGTACCGAATGACCTTCTTTCAACACACTTTCAGGGCAACGGTGCCGACCTCGCCCGGCAAATTGAAGAACAGATCAAAGTCGTCGCCCCTGACAGCCCGAATCTTCCGCTTTACCGCGACATGATGTTGACCGTGCTGCGCATGGCTCAGGATGATCGCAGCCGCTGGAACGCGAAAATCACCCTGCAGACCCTGCGCGAGCTGGACAATGCCTTTCGGACCCTTGATCGATTCAAGGGGCGGCGCAAAGTGACGGTCTTCGGCTCCGCGCGAACGCCTGCCGAGCACCCGATGTACAACCTGGCCAGAGAACTTGGCCAGGTACTGGCGCAAGCCGACCTGATGGTCATCACCGGCGGTGGCGGCGGCATCATGGCGGCGGCCCATGAAGGTGCCGGTCGCGAGCACAGCCTGGGGTTCAACATCACCCTGCCCTTCGAGCAACATGCCAATCCGACGATAGAAGGCACCAGCAACCTGCTGCCGTTCCACTTCTTCTTCACCCGCAAGCTGTTTTTCGTCAAGGAAGCCGACGCGTTGGTTCTTTGCCCTGGCGGCTTCGGTACGCTGGATGAAGCACTGGAAGTCCTGACGCTGATCCAGACTGGCAAAAGTCCACTGGTGCCTATCGTGCTGCTTGATGCACCGGGCGGAGGCTTCTGGCAAGGCGCCCTGGATTTCATCAAGGCTCAACTGGAAGCCAATCATTACATCCTGCCCAACGATATGAAGCTGCTGCGACTGGTCTACAGCGCTGAAGACGCGGTCGAAGAAATCAACCAGTTCTACAACAACTTCCATTCAAGTCGCTGGTTGAAGAACAAGTTTGTCATCCGTATGCATCACTCCCTCAGCGAACCGGCGATGGAGCACATGCAGGAAGCCTTCGCCGACCTGCGCATGGCGGAAGGTTTCCACCAACACAGCTATGCAGGGGAAGAACATGACGAGGCTCAGTTCAGCCATCTGACCCGGCTTGCCTTTACCTTCACTGGCCGCAATTACGGCCGCTTGCGAGAGTTGGTCGACTATATCAACCAGCCGGAAAACTGGGTTGATACCGACAGTCACCCACGTCAGCAGCGTGCGTCGGTAAACGTTAGCTGA
- a CDS encoding protein-L-isoaspartate(D-aspartate) O-methyltransferase, translating to MTSQRTRERLIQRLYDEGLSNVQVLDVIRKTPRHMFVDEALAHRAYEDTALPIGHNQTISQPYMVARMSELLLAAGPLDKVMEIGTGSGYQTAVLAQLVERVFSVERIKVLQDRAKERLVELNLRNVVFRWGDGWEGWPALAPYNGIIVTAVATDVPQALLDQLAPGGRLVIPVGSGEVQQLMLIIREENGFSRHVLGAVRFVPLLNGPLA from the coding sequence ATGACTTCCCAGCGTACCCGCGAGCGACTGATTCAGCGTCTGTATGACGAAGGTCTGTCCAACGTGCAGGTGCTGGACGTGATCCGCAAGACGCCACGGCATATGTTTGTCGATGAGGCCCTGGCCCATCGCGCCTATGAAGACACGGCATTGCCGATCGGTCATAACCAGACCATTTCCCAGCCGTACATGGTGGCGCGCATGAGCGAGCTGCTGCTCGCTGCGGGTCCGCTGGACAAGGTGATGGAGATCGGCACCGGTTCGGGCTATCAGACCGCCGTACTGGCGCAGCTGGTGGAGCGCGTGTTCTCGGTGGAACGCATCAAGGTGCTGCAGGACCGCGCCAAAGAGCGCCTGGTCGAACTGAATCTGCGCAATGTGGTGTTTCGCTGGGGGGATGGCTGGGAAGGCTGGCCGGCACTCGCGCCCTATAACGGCATCATCGTCACGGCAGTGGCGACGGACGTTCCCCAGGCGCTGCTCGATCAACTGGCGCCGGGCGGGCGGCTGGTCATTCCAGTGGGTTCAGGCGAAGTCCAGCAGTTGATGCTGATCATTCGTGAAGAAAATGGTTTTTCCCGGCATGTTCTGGGGGCGGTGCGCTTTGTTCCGCTGCTCAATGGGCCGTTGGCCTGA
- the surE gene encoding 5'/3'-nucleotidase SurE translates to MRILISNDDGVTAPGLAALYAALADYSECVVIAPDQDKSGASSSLTLDRPLHPHTLSNGFISVNGTPTDCVHLGLNGLLDTPPDMVVSGINLGANLGDDVLYSGTVAAALEGRFLQRPSFAFSFLSRQPENLATAAHYARLLVESHEQLDLPPRTVLNVNIPNLPLAHVRGIQLTRLGHRARAAAPIKVVDPRGRSGYWIAAAGDAEDGGAGTDFHAVMQGYVSITPLQLDRTYQDGFSSLNKWLEGLL, encoded by the coding sequence ATGCGTATTCTGATTTCAAACGATGATGGGGTAACTGCGCCCGGTCTCGCGGCGCTGTATGCGGCGCTGGCCGATTACAGCGAGTGCGTGGTAATCGCTCCCGACCAGGACAAAAGCGGCGCCAGCAGCTCGCTGACGCTCGACCGTCCTTTGCATCCCCACACCTTGTCGAACGGCTTTATCAGCGTCAACGGCACGCCAACCGATTGCGTTCACCTGGGCCTCAACGGCCTGCTGGATACCCCGCCCGACATGGTGGTGTCCGGAATCAATCTGGGCGCCAACCTCGGTGACGATGTCCTGTACTCCGGCACGGTTGCGGCTGCTCTGGAAGGGCGGTTTCTGCAGCGGCCGTCGTTTGCCTTTTCGTTTCTCTCCCGGCAGCCGGAAAACCTGGCCACGGCAGCGCATTACGCGCGCCTGCTGGTCGAGTCCCACGAACAACTGGACCTGCCACCGCGCACGGTCCTGAACGTGAATATCCCCAATCTGCCGCTGGCGCATGTCCGCGGCATCCAGCTGACGCGCCTGGGCCATCGCGCCCGTGCGGCGGCACCGATCAAGGTGGTTGATCCACGTGGTCGCTCGGGATACTGGATTGCGGCGGCCGGTGACGCCGAAGATGGCGGCGCGGGGACTGATTTTCATGCGGTGATGCAGGGGTATGTGTCGATTACCCCGTTGCAGCTCGATCGTACCTATCAGGACGGGTTCAGCAGCCTGAACAAATGGCTGGAGGGCCTTCTCTGA
- a CDS encoding peptidoglycan DD-metalloendopeptidase family protein has translation MSRTVIRQRMFSKSFQRLVTGIVLSVLLVGCSSTPSGGVRVVDRNNNAAPQRPTVTTGQYVVRRGDTLFSIAFRYGWDYKALAARNQIPEPYTIRPGQTIRFDGRSGSSASAVATAGRPGVAQSSSSTSTSSSGSVKTTVISKPISVVPVVIPPSGDVRTGPAGPSPTGWTWPSSGILIGKFSSNGSLNKGIDIAGDLGQPVLAASDGSVVYAGSGLRGYGELIIIKHSDTYVSAYGHNRRLMVREGQQVKAGQTIAEMGSTGTDRVKLHFEIRRQGKPVDPLQFLPRR, from the coding sequence GTGAGTCGCACAGTCATTCGGCAGCGTATGTTTTCAAAAAGTTTTCAGCGACTGGTGACTGGCATCGTTCTCAGTGTCCTTTTGGTCGGCTGCTCCAGTACGCCATCGGGCGGCGTTCGGGTCGTGGACCGGAACAATAACGCCGCGCCCCAACGTCCTACGGTGACCACCGGGCAGTACGTGGTACGGCGCGGTGACACGCTTTTTTCCATTGCCTTCCGTTATGGCTGGGACTACAAGGCGCTGGCCGCCCGCAACCAGATCCCTGAGCCTTACACCATCCGTCCGGGTCAGACGATTCGCTTTGACGGGCGCTCTGGCTCCAGCGCCTCAGCGGTCGCGACAGCAGGTCGGCCGGGTGTTGCGCAGAGCAGTTCGTCGACCTCCACGAGCAGTTCAGGCTCGGTCAAAACCACGGTAATTTCCAAGCCGATTTCGGTTGTGCCGGTGGTTATTCCCCCTTCTGGAGACGTGAGAACAGGGCCTGCCGGCCCTTCTCCGACGGGCTGGACGTGGCCCTCCAGTGGTATTTTGATCGGGAAATTCTCTTCAAACGGTAGTTTGAATAAAGGAATTGATATCGCTGGTGATTTGGGACAGCCTGTTTTGGCTGCGTCTGATGGTTCAGTTGTATACGCCGGGAGTGGATTGCGGGGCTACGGCGAATTGATCATCATCAAACACAGCGATACCTACGTAAGCGCCTACGGTCACAACCGCAGGTTGATGGTTCGGGAGGGACAGCAGGTCAAGGCAGGGCAGACAATTGCCGAAATGGGGTCAACGGGAACCGACCGAGTGAAACTGCATTTTGAGATTCGCCGCCAGGGAAAACCTGTAGATCCACTGCAATTCTTGCCACGTCGTTGA
- the recX gene encoding recombination regulator RecX, translating into MSAILDTPAAIRRTAMDLLARREHGRVELTRKLRQRGAPPELIDPALDRLTEEGLLSESRYLESFVSYRARSGYGPLRIREELGQRGLQRGDIEQALRECGLDWQEMLQETWQRKFAGHLPIDARERAKQGRFLSYRGYPLDMIGRLLSGRGGDD; encoded by the coding sequence ATGTCCGCGATACTGGATACACCCGCCGCCATCCGGCGAACTGCAATGGACCTGCTCGCGCGCCGCGAGCACGGTCGTGTCGAGCTGACGCGTAAACTGCGTCAGCGCGGCGCACCTCCCGAATTGATCGACCCGGCCCTGGACCGTCTGACGGAAGAAGGGCTGCTCTCCGAATCCCGTTACCTTGAAAGCTTTGTTTCCTATCGCGCGCGCTCGGGCTACGGGCCTTTGCGCATTCGTGAAGAACTCGGCCAGCGCGGCTTGCAGCGTGGGGATATCGAGCAGGCGTTGCGTGAATGCGGCTTGGATTGGCAAGAGATGCTTCAGGAAACCTGGCAACGCAAATTTGCCGGGCACCTGCCGATCGATGCTCGTGAACGTGCCAAACAAGGCAGATTCCTGAGTTATCGCGGTTACCCGCTGGATATGATCGGCCGCTTGCTCAGCGGCCGGGGCGGGGACGACTGA
- a CDS encoding quorum-sensing-regulated virulence factor family protein → MLRLIVPTLTLLLVAPLCANAASKQEFELSKMLEKVAKESSVGTPRAINEDILDQGYTVEGNALINHLSVREGQAQQMRANPDAVRNQLGNSVCHNNGYRQLMTKGAVLKYQFTEYKTNRPVTTQMFKATDCAVKK, encoded by the coding sequence ATGCTGCGCCTTATCGTTCCCACCCTTACGCTGTTGCTCGTTGCTCCGCTGTGCGCCAATGCGGCGTCCAAGCAGGAATTCGAACTGAGCAAAATGCTTGAAAAAGTCGCGAAGGAAAGCAGCGTCGGTACACCGCGGGCGATCAACGAAGACATTCTCGATCAGGGCTACACGGTTGAAGGCAACGCGCTGATCAACCACCTGAGTGTGCGCGAAGGGCAGGCACAACAGATGCGTGCCAATCCGGATGCCGTGCGCAATCAACTGGGTAACAGCGTTTGTCACAACAACGGCTATCGCCAGTTGATGACCAAAGGCGCGGTACTCAAGTATCAGTTCACCGAGTACAAGACCAATCGTCCGGTTACCACCCAGATGTTCAAGGCAACCGACTGCGCCGTGAAGAAGTAA